In Vibrio lentus, a single genomic region encodes these proteins:
- the lpdA gene encoding dihydrolipoyl dehydrogenase — MSKEIKAQVVVLGSGPAGYSAAFRCADLGLETVLVERYSTLGGVCLNVGCIPSKALLHVSKVIEEAKAMAEHGVVFGEPQTDINKVRIWKDKVVDQLTGGLGGMAKMRNVTVVNGFGKFTGPNSIEVVGEETTTINFDNAIIAAGSRPIKLPFIPHEDPRIWDSTDALELNEVPEKLLIMGGGIIGLEMGTVYHSLGSKVEVVEMFDQVIPAADKDIVKVFTKRIKNKFKLMLETKVTAVEAKEDGIYVSMEGKKAPAEAERYDAVLVAIGRVPNGALIDAEKAGIEVDERGFINVDKQMRTNVPHIHAIGDVVGQPMLAHKGVHEGHVAAEVISGKKHYFDPKVIPSIAYTEPEVAWVGKTEKEAKAEGLNYEVATFPWAASGRAIASDCADGMTKMIFDKETHRVIGGAVVGTNGGELLGEIGLAIEMGCDAEDIALTIHAHPTLHESVGLAAEVFEGSITDLPNKKAVKKKK, encoded by the coding sequence ATGAGCAAAGAAATTAAAGCCCAAGTTGTTGTACTTGGTTCAGGTCCTGCTGGCTACTCAGCGGCATTCCGTTGTGCGGATTTAGGTCTAGAAACAGTACTAGTTGAACGTTACAGCACTCTTGGTGGTGTATGTCTAAACGTTGGTTGTATTCCATCAAAAGCACTTCTTCACGTATCTAAAGTAATTGAAGAAGCAAAAGCGATGGCAGAGCACGGCGTTGTATTCGGCGAGCCACAAACGGACATCAACAAAGTTCGTATCTGGAAAGACAAAGTAGTTGATCAACTGACTGGCGGTCTTGGCGGTATGGCTAAGATGCGTAATGTTACTGTTGTTAACGGTTTCGGTAAGTTTACTGGTCCTAACAGCATCGAAGTTGTTGGCGAAGAAACGACAACAATTAACTTTGATAATGCAATCATTGCAGCGGGTTCTCGCCCAATCAAACTTCCTTTCATCCCACATGAAGACCCACGTATTTGGGATTCTACGGATGCACTAGAACTAAACGAAGTACCAGAAAAACTGCTTATCATGGGCGGCGGTATCATCGGTCTTGAGATGGGTACGGTTTACCACTCTCTAGGTTCTAAAGTTGAAGTTGTTGAGATGTTCGATCAAGTTATCCCTGCTGCGGATAAAGACATCGTTAAAGTTTTCACTAAACGCATCAAGAACAAGTTCAAGCTAATGCTTGAAACTAAAGTGACTGCAGTTGAAGCGAAAGAAGACGGTATCTACGTTTCAATGGAAGGCAAAAAAGCACCAGCTGAAGCTGAGCGTTACGATGCTGTTCTTGTTGCTATCGGTCGTGTTCCAAACGGTGCACTTATCGACGCTGAAAAAGCAGGTATCGAAGTTGATGAGCGCGGTTTCATCAATGTTGATAAGCAAATGCGTACTAACGTTCCTCACATCCACGCGATCGGTGACGTTGTTGGTCAACCAATGCTTGCTCACAAAGGTGTGCATGAAGGTCACGTAGCTGCTGAAGTTATCTCTGGTAAGAAGCACTACTTCGATCCTAAAGTAATCCCATCAATTGCGTACACTGAGCCAGAAGTTGCTTGGGTAGGTAAGACTGAGAAAGAAGCGAAAGCGGAAGGCTTGAACTACGAAGTTGCTACTTTCCCTTGGGCTGCTTCTGGTCGTGCAATCGCTTCTGACTGTGCTGACGGTATGACTAAGATGATCTTCGATAAAGAGACTCATCGCGTAATCGGTGGTGCTGTTGTTGGTACTAACGGTGGTGAACTTCTTGGCGAAATCGGCCTAGCAATCGAAATGGGTTGTGATGCAGAAGATATCGCACTGACTATCCACGCTCACCCAACTCTACACGAGTCTGTTGGTCTTGCTGCGGAAGTATTCGAAGGTTCAATCACTGACCTTCCAAACAAAAAAGCAGTAAAAAAGAAGAAGTAA
- the aceF gene encoding pyruvate dehydrogenase complex dihydrolipoyllysine-residue acetyltransferase: protein MTIEINVPDIGADEVEVTEILVNVGDKVEEEQSLITVEGDKASMEVPASQAGIVKEIKISEGDSVSTGSLIMIFEAEGAAAAPAAPAVEAAAPVAAAPAAAAELKEVHVPDIGGDEVEVTEIMVAIGDAVEEEQSLLTVEGDKASMEVPAPFAGIVKEIKIASGDSVSTGSLVMVFEVAGSGAPVAAAPAPVVAPVAAAPAASAEKEVNVPDIGGDEVEVTEIMVAVGDTVEEEQSLITVEGDKASMEVPAPFAGTVKEIKIAAGDKVSTGSSIMTFVVEGAAPVAVAAPAQAAAPAAAPAPKAEAVAPAAGDFQENGDYAHASPVVRRLAREFGVNLSKVKGTGRKSRILKEDVQSYVKDALKRLESGAAASGKGGDGSALGLLPWPKVDFSKFGETEVQKLSKIKKISGANLHRNWVMIPHVTQWDNADITELEAFRKEQNAIEAKKDTGMKITPLVFIMKAVAKALEAFPAFNSSLSDDGESIILKKYVNVGIAVDTPNGLVVPVFKDVNKKGIYELSEELMVVSKKARSGKLTAADMQGGCFTISSLGGIGGTAFTPIVNAPEVGILGVSKSEIKPVWNGKEFQPRLQLPLSLSYDHRVIDGAEGARFITFLNSALSDIRRLVL from the coding sequence ATGACAATCGAAATTAATGTACCAGACATCGGTGCTGACGAGGTTGAAGTAACTGAGATTCTTGTAAACGTTGGCGACAAGGTTGAAGAAGAACAGTCACTGATCACTGTTGAAGGCGACAAAGCTTCAATGGAAGTTCCTGCGTCTCAAGCGGGTATCGTTAAAGAAATCAAGATTTCAGAAGGTGATTCTGTTTCTACTGGTTCTCTTATCATGATCTTCGAAGCGGAAGGTGCTGCAGCAGCACCGGCTGCGCCAGCAGTTGAAGCAGCGGCACCAGTTGCAGCTGCTCCTGCAGCGGCAGCTGAGCTTAAAGAAGTTCACGTTCCTGATATCGGCGGTGATGAAGTTGAAGTAACTGAAATCATGGTAGCTATCGGCGACGCAGTAGAAGAAGAGCAATCTCTTCTTACTGTTGAAGGTGATAAGGCTTCAATGGAAGTACCTGCACCATTCGCTGGTATCGTTAAAGAAATCAAGATCGCTTCTGGTGATTCAGTATCTACTGGTTCTCTAGTGATGGTATTTGAAGTGGCAGGTTCTGGCGCTCCAGTTGCAGCAGCTCCTGCTCCAGTGGTGGCACCAGTTGCAGCGGCTCCAGCAGCATCTGCTGAGAAAGAAGTGAACGTTCCAGATATCGGTGGCGACGAAGTAGAAGTTACTGAAATCATGGTAGCGGTTGGCGATACAGTAGAAGAAGAGCAATCTCTAATTACTGTTGAAGGCGACAAAGCTTCAATGGAAGTGCCTGCACCATTCGCTGGTACAGTAAAAGAAATCAAGATTGCAGCTGGCGACAAAGTGTCAACAGGCTCTTCAATCATGACTTTCGTTGTTGAAGGCGCAGCTCCAGTAGCAGTAGCGGCTCCAGCACAAGCAGCAGCTCCGGCAGCAGCACCTGCACCTAAAGCAGAAGCAGTAGCTCCAGCAGCTGGCGACTTCCAAGAGAACGGTGACTACGCGCACGCTTCTCCAGTTGTTCGTCGTCTTGCTCGCGAATTTGGCGTTAACCTTTCTAAGGTTAAAGGTACTGGTCGTAAGAGCCGTATCCTTAAAGAAGATGTTCAGTCTTACGTTAAAGATGCACTTAAGCGTCTAGAGTCTGGTGCTGCAGCATCTGGCAAAGGCGGCGACGGTTCTGCTCTTGGTCTACTACCGTGGCCAAAAGTTGACTTCAGCAAGTTCGGCGAAACTGAAGTTCAGAAGCTTTCTAAGATTAAGAAGATCTCTGGCGCTAACCTGCACCGTAACTGGGTAATGATCCCGCACGTTACACAGTGGGACAACGCAGACATCACTGAGCTAGAAGCATTCCGTAAAGAACAGAATGCAATCGAAGCGAAGAAAGACACTGGTATGAAGATCACTCCACTTGTGTTCATCATGAAAGCTGTTGCTAAAGCGCTAGAAGCATTCCCTGCATTCAACTCGTCTCTATCTGACGATGGCGAAAGCATCATTCTTAAGAAGTACGTAAACGTGGGTATCGCAGTTGATACACCAAACGGCCTAGTTGTTCCTGTTTTCAAAGACGTGAACAAGAAAGGTATTTACGAGCTATCTGAAGAACTAATGGTTGTTTCTAAGAAAGCACGCTCTGGTAAGCTAACAGCAGCAGACATGCAAGGCGGTTGTTTCACAATCTCTAGCCTTGGTGGTATTGGCGGTACTGCATTTACTCCAATCGTAAATGCTCCAGAAGTAGGTATCTTAGGTGTATCTAAGTCTGAGATTAAGCCAGTTTGGAATGGTAAAGAGTTCCAACCACGTCTACAGCTTCCACTGTCTCTATCATACGATCACCGTGTGATCGATGGTGCTGAAGGTGCACGCTTCATTACTTTCCTAAACAGCGCACTATCTGACATTCGTCGTCTAGTACTGTAA